One segment of Aquimarina sp. BL5 DNA contains the following:
- a CDS encoding branched-chain amino acid aminotransferase, which yields MEQQIKITRIENSKLKDIDFDNIPLGTTFTDHMFICEYENGAWNNPRIEPLQFIPTHPAAMALHYGQAIFEGMKATVGKENVPLLFRPEENAKRFNHSAVRLGMPSVPVDLFVEAVKQIVGVEHSWIPPQDGSALYLRPFMYADEPFIGMRAATSYKFIVICSPAGPFFTKKIRLYAETEYIRAADGGTGEAKAAGNYAAAILPTEKAKAKGYDQVLWLDANEHKYIQEVGTMNIFFKIDGKFITPSTNGSILKGITRDSVIALLKDKGFEVEERPITIDELIAYAGAGKLEEAFGTGTAVAIAMIEAIGYKDEVITLSDNNPVSQDIKNTLDGIKTQKVDDKFDWIIPVSIEEKVG from the coding sequence ATGGAACAACAAATCAAAATTACAAGGATTGAAAACTCTAAACTAAAGGATATTGATTTTGATAATATTCCTTTAGGAACAACTTTTACAGATCATATGTTTATCTGTGAATATGAAAACGGAGCGTGGAATAATCCTAGAATTGAACCACTGCAGTTTATCCCAACACATCCTGCTGCAATGGCATTGCATTATGGACAAGCAATTTTTGAAGGAATGAAAGCTACCGTAGGTAAAGAGAATGTACCACTACTTTTTAGACCTGAAGAAAACGCAAAACGTTTTAACCATAGTGCTGTTAGATTAGGAATGCCCTCGGTTCCTGTGGATTTATTCGTTGAAGCAGTAAAACAAATTGTCGGAGTAGAACATAGCTGGATTCCTCCTCAGGACGGCAGTGCATTATATCTCAGACCTTTTATGTATGCCGATGAACCGTTCATTGGGATGCGAGCAGCTACGAGTTATAAATTCATTGTGATTTGTTCTCCGGCAGGGCCATTTTTTACTAAAAAAATCCGATTGTATGCGGAAACTGAGTACATAAGAGCAGCAGATGGAGGTACTGGTGAGGCAAAAGCAGCTGGAAATTATGCAGCGGCTATTCTTCCTACTGAAAAAGCGAAAGCAAAAGGATATGATCAGGTATTATGGTTAGATGCTAATGAACATAAATATATTCAGGAAGTAGGTACGATGAATATATTTTTCAAAATAGACGGTAAATTCATAACACCTTCTACAAATGGTTCTATACTGAAAGGAATTACGAGAGATAGTGTTATTGCTTTATTAAAAGATAAAGGTTTTGAGGTAGAAGAACGCCCAATAACAATTGATGAGTTAATCGCATATGCTGGAGCAGGAAAATTGGAGGAAGCTTTCGGTACGGGAACAGCAGTTGCTATTGCAATGATAGAAGCTATTGGTTATAAGGATGAGGTAATTACGTTGTCTGATAATAATCCGGTAAGTCAGGATATAAAAAACACATTAGATGGGATTAAGACTCAAAAAGTAGATGATAAATTTGATTGGATTATACCTGTTTCGATAGAAGAGAAGGTAGGATAA
- a CDS encoding dihydrolipoamide acetyltransferase family protein — MGESISEATILNWLKNVGDSVEEDETILEVATDKVDSEVPSPCNGVISELLFQPNDVVEVGKVIAIIDGDANQSSEDENGKKGKQESTITETPIKPELSVRAESRTANSSDFKFKNSGDNDGFLSPLVISISQKENLTIEEVQSIAGTGDGGRIRKSDVMLYLKNRKYPLPSRPQSVAPKSSYNAPPISYVEGKDRIVEMDRMRTMIADHMVYSKHTSPHVTSYIEVDVTNLVDWRNKAKHEFLEKYGEKLTFTPIFVEAVAKAIQEYPMINVSVDGKKIVVHKDVNVGMATALPSGNLIVPVVRNANEKNLLGLAKNVNHLAHSARNNALKPDEIGGSTFTISNVGTFGSLMGTPIINQPEVAILALGIIKKRPEVITTEKGDEIAIRSMMYLSLSFDHRVVDGFLGGSFLRKVGDELEAFDSNRET; from the coding sequence ATGGGTGAAAGTATATCAGAAGCAACCATTCTTAACTGGTTAAAGAATGTAGGTGATTCTGTAGAAGAAGATGAAACCATTCTGGAAGTAGCTACTGATAAAGTAGATTCAGAAGTACCTTCTCCTTGTAATGGTGTTATATCCGAATTACTTTTTCAACCTAATGATGTGGTTGAAGTAGGAAAGGTTATTGCAATTATTGATGGAGATGCTAATCAAAGTTCTGAGGATGAAAACGGTAAAAAAGGAAAGCAAGAATCAACTATAACAGAGACACCAATAAAACCGGAGTTGTCAGTTCGAGCGGAATCGAGAACGGCAAATAGTTCTGATTTTAAGTTTAAGAACTCTGGAGATAATGATGGTTTCCTTTCTCCTCTGGTTATAAGCATTTCGCAAAAAGAAAATTTGACAATAGAAGAAGTGCAAAGTATTGCTGGAACTGGAGACGGTGGCAGAATTCGTAAGAGTGATGTGATGTTATACCTTAAAAACAGAAAATATCCATTACCTAGCAGACCGCAATCTGTTGCACCAAAATCCTCGTATAATGCACCTCCAATTTCATATGTAGAAGGAAAGGATCGTATCGTAGAAATGGATCGTATGCGAACGATGATTGCAGATCATATGGTGTATTCTAAACATACATCACCTCACGTAACAAGTTATATAGAAGTAGATGTTACAAACTTGGTAGATTGGCGGAATAAAGCGAAGCACGAGTTTTTAGAAAAGTATGGTGAGAAATTGACGTTTACTCCAATTTTTGTAGAAGCTGTAGCAAAGGCGATTCAAGAATATCCAATGATTAATGTTTCTGTAGATGGTAAGAAAATTGTAGTTCATAAAGACGTTAATGTGGGTATGGCAACAGCTTTACCTAGTGGAAATTTAATTGTTCCTGTGGTTAGAAATGCTAATGAAAAGAACTTATTAGGGCTAGCAAAAAATGTGAATCATTTAGCACATAGTGCTAGAAACAATGCTTTAAAACCTGATGAAATAGGAGGAAGCACCTTTACGATTTCTAATGTTGGAACCTTTGGTAGTTTAATGGGAACTCCAATAATAAATCAACCAGAAGTTGCCATTTTAGCATTGGGAATTATCAAGAAAAGACCAGAAGTAATAACTACGGAGAAAGGAGATGAAATTGCGATTAGAAGTATGATGTATTTATCATTATCATTTGATCATAGAGTGGTAGATGGATTTTTAGGAGGTTCGTTCTTGCGTAAAGTAGGAGATGAACTAGAAGCTTTTGATAGTAATAGAGAAACATAA
- a CDS encoding transferase hexapeptide repeat family protein yields MIYSFKGYIPVVHESSFVHPLAAVTGNVIIGKNCYIGPGAAIRGDWGEIILEDGVNVQENCTVHMFPGKSIVLKESAHVGHGAVIHGANLGRNCLIGMNTVIMDDAEIGDECIIGAMSFIKANTIFPKRSLIVGNPAKVIKEVSDEMINWKTKGTRLYQQLPANCFESLREVEPLRELPKDRPMQEAFYKTLEEFKNK; encoded by the coding sequence ATGATTTACAGTTTTAAAGGATATATACCAGTAGTGCACGAAAGTAGCTTTGTACATCCACTAGCAGCTGTAACCGGTAATGTAATTATTGGTAAGAATTGTTATATCGGTCCTGGAGCCGCCATACGTGGAGATTGGGGCGAAATTATCCTTGAAGATGGAGTGAATGTACAAGAAAATTGCACCGTGCATATGTTTCCTGGTAAATCTATAGTGCTCAAAGAAAGTGCTCATGTTGGTCACGGAGCGGTAATTCATGGAGCTAATTTAGGACGTAATTGCCTCATAGGAATGAATACGGTTATTATGGATGATGCGGAGATTGGAGATGAGTGTATCATTGGAGCTATGTCTTTTATAAAAGCAAATACCATTTTCCCTAAAAGAAGCTTGATTGTGGGTAATCCTGCAAAAGTTATCAAAGAAGTTAGTGATGAAATGATTAACTGGAAAACGAAAGGAACAAGGTTATATCAGCAATTACCAGCGAATTGCTTCGAGTCTTTAAGAGAGGTAGAACCATTAAGAGAGTTACCAAAAGATAGGCCAATGCAAGAGGCGTTTTATAAAACTTTAGAAGAATTTAAAAATAAGTAA
- the paaZ gene encoding phenylacetic acid degradation bifunctional protein PaaZ has product MKLQSYITGKWAEGSGDGVVMNDAVTGEIIGTSTTEGLDIPEVLQYGRTKGGEVLRKMTFQERGNMLKSLALYLTKRKEQFYELSYRSGATRIDSWIDIEGGFGNLFANASLRKLFPNQSYHVEGDPIDLSRGGRFMAHHILVPKRGVAVHINAFNFPIWGMLEKCAVNWMAGMPAVVLPAPQTAYLTEAVVRVIVDSGILPEGSLQLLSGMTKNILDTVESQDVVTFTGSAHTGRILKAHPRLIEESVPFTMEADSLNACILGEDAIPGTPEFDLFVKEVRKEMTVKTGQKCTAIRRIIVPSKLVGDVQIALGKQLDKVTIGDPRLKEVRMGALASRQQVESFRNNVTEIAKTAQIVYGDLDKIETVGADAQKGAFVSPILMRQDNPFQHTGVHEIEAFGPVSTIMPYDTLDDAITLSQMGKGSLVSSIFTYDDQIAKEYVVGAASHHGRILIGNRENAKQSTGHGSPLPMLTHGGPGRAGGGEEMGGMRGIKHYMQRCAIQGTPTTLTEVTGIYQANSKYKESDKHPFAYHWEDIQPGMSLKTHKRTVTDTDIINFGNLTWDHFYAHTDITSLEGSIFEKRTAHGYFILAAAAGLFVYPNKGPVAANYGLEECRFLRPIYHNDTVYVRLTCKQKIDRDHRGKELPSGIVKWFVEVFDQEDELTAIATILTMVQKKSPFVQVNRSNIKGYLAKLTEDTKPKWGTMTAQHMLEHVEKTIRIGAGEIQDFEIATPEEYLEKVQEMVYNHKPMPKGHKHPLMKEGVLEDLVHEDLTTAKMKLLEAMDEFEIYFKENPDAITKNVVFGEMNKFEWDLLNVKHLNHHFSQFGLFD; this is encoded by the coding sequence ATGAAGCTACAATCATATATAACCGGTAAATGGGCTGAAGGTTCAGGTGATGGAGTCGTAATGAATGATGCCGTTACAGGAGAAATTATCGGGACATCTACAACGGAAGGCTTGGATATTCCAGAAGTTTTACAATACGGAAGAACTAAAGGAGGAGAAGTGCTGAGAAAAATGACTTTCCAAGAACGAGGAAACATGCTTAAATCATTAGCACTATATCTTACCAAAAGAAAAGAACAATTTTATGAATTAAGTTATAGATCTGGCGCAACACGCATTGATAGTTGGATTGATATAGAGGGTGGTTTTGGTAATCTTTTTGCGAATGCATCTCTGCGTAAATTATTCCCGAATCAATCCTATCACGTAGAAGGAGATCCGATTGATCTTTCGCGAGGTGGAAGGTTTATGGCGCATCACATTTTAGTACCTAAGCGTGGTGTAGCAGTTCATATTAATGCTTTTAATTTTCCAATTTGGGGAATGTTAGAAAAATGCGCTGTGAATTGGATGGCAGGAATGCCAGCAGTGGTTTTACCAGCTCCACAAACAGCATATCTAACGGAAGCTGTAGTAAGAGTTATTGTAGATTCTGGAATCTTGCCTGAAGGATCTTTGCAATTGCTAAGTGGAATGACTAAAAATATTTTGGATACAGTAGAATCTCAAGATGTAGTAACATTTACAGGTTCTGCTCATACAGGAAGAATCTTAAAAGCACACCCGAGATTGATAGAAGAGTCTGTACCATTTACTATGGAAGCAGATTCATTAAACGCTTGTATTCTAGGAGAAGATGCAATACCAGGTACGCCAGAATTTGATCTGTTTGTTAAAGAAGTCCGAAAAGAAATGACCGTAAAAACTGGTCAGAAATGTACTGCTATTCGTAGAATTATTGTACCATCAAAATTGGTGGGAGATGTACAAATAGCTTTAGGAAAACAATTAGATAAAGTAACCATTGGAGATCCACGATTGAAGGAAGTGCGAATGGGAGCATTGGCAAGTAGGCAACAAGTAGAAAGTTTTAGAAATAACGTTACTGAGATAGCAAAAACAGCACAAATAGTGTATGGCGATCTTGATAAAATCGAAACTGTTGGTGCAGATGCTCAAAAAGGAGCTTTTGTAAGTCCAATTCTGATGAGACAAGATAATCCGTTCCAACACACAGGTGTTCATGAAATAGAAGCTTTTGGACCAGTATCAACCATAATGCCTTATGATACATTGGATGATGCAATTACTTTATCTCAGATGGGTAAAGGGTCTTTAGTATCATCTATATTTACTTATGATGATCAGATTGCGAAAGAATATGTAGTAGGGGCAGCTTCTCATCACGGACGTATTTTGATTGGTAATAGAGAAAATGCAAAACAAAGTACAGGACACGGTTCTCCATTACCAATGCTTACTCACGGAGGGCCAGGAAGAGCCGGAGGAGGAGAAGAAATGGGAGGAATGCGTGGTATCAAACATTATATGCAGCGATGCGCAATACAAGGAACACCAACAACTTTAACAGAAGTTACCGGAATTTATCAGGCAAACTCAAAATATAAAGAGTCAGATAAACATCCTTTTGCTTATCATTGGGAAGATATCCAACCAGGAATGTCACTCAAAACACATAAGCGTACAGTAACGGATACAGATATTATCAATTTTGGAAACTTGACTTGGGATCATTTCTATGCCCATACAGATATCACTTCTTTAGAAGGAAGTATTTTCGAAAAGCGTACTGCTCACGGATATTTTATTCTAGCTGCGGCTGCCGGATTGTTTGTGTATCCTAATAAAGGACCTGTGGCAGCTAATTATGGATTAGAAGAATGTAGATTCTTACGCCCGATTTATCATAATGATACAGTGTATGTACGATTAACTTGTAAACAAAAAATAGATCGAGATCATCGTGGCAAAGAATTACCTAGTGGTATCGTAAAATGGTTCGTAGAAGTATTTGACCAAGAAGATGAATTAACAGCAATCGCTACAATTTTGACGATGGTACAAAAAAAATCACCATTTGTACAAGTAAATCGATCAAATATTAAAGGATATTTAGCAAAGCTAACAGAAGACACCAAACCTAAGTGGGGAACGATGACTGCTCAGCATATGTTAGAACATGTGGAGAAAACAATTAGGATTGGTGCTGGAGAAATTCAGGATTTTGAAATTGCAACACCAGAAGAGTATTTAGAAAAAGTACAAGAAATGGTGTATAATCATAAGCCAATGCCTAAGGGTCATAAGCATCCTTTAATGAAAGAAGGAGTATTAGAAGATTTGGTTCATGAAGATTTGACAACTGCCAAAATGAAATTGTTAGAAGCAATGGATGAATTTGAAATTTATTTCAAAGAAAACCCTGACGCAATTACTAAGAATGTTGTTTTTGGAGAAATGAATAAGTTCGAATGGGATCTATTAAACGTAAAACATCTAAACCATCATTTTTCGCAGTTTGGATTATTTGATTAG
- a CDS encoding enoyl-CoA hydratase/isomerase family protein, which yields MTQPYVNIEIENGVGTIEFFHPAHNSLPGDILAKLAQTITEAGDNDAIKVIILKSGGDRTFCAGASFKELININDAETGKVFFSGFANVINAMRKCPKFIIGRVQGKTVGGGVGVASATDYCMATKFASIKLSELNVGIGPFVVGPAVERKIGLSAMTQIAIDANSFYNAEWARDKGLFTKVFEDTETLDTEVKAFAEHLCTYNPEAMQDMKKAFWEGTEHWDTMLADRAIISGRLVLSDFTKETLKRFK from the coding sequence ATGACACAACCATACGTAAACATAGAAATAGAAAATGGAGTAGGAACCATAGAGTTTTTTCATCCAGCGCATAACTCTTTACCAGGAGATATTTTGGCAAAACTTGCCCAAACTATAACAGAGGCAGGAGATAATGATGCTATTAAAGTAATTATTCTAAAAAGTGGTGGGGATAGAACATTTTGTGCAGGAGCGAGTTTTAAGGAGTTGATAAATATCAATGATGCGGAAACAGGTAAGGTGTTTTTCTCAGGATTTGCCAATGTGATTAATGCTATGCGTAAGTGTCCAAAATTTATTATTGGACGTGTACAAGGAAAAACTGTTGGAGGAGGAGTTGGAGTTGCATCTGCCACAGATTATTGTATGGCTACAAAATTTGCTTCCATCAAGTTAAGTGAATTGAATGTAGGGATAGGTCCTTTTGTTGTAGGACCAGCGGTAGAGCGTAAAATTGGGCTGTCTGCAATGACACAAATAGCTATTGATGCTAATTCATTTTATAATGCAGAATGGGCAAGAGATAAAGGATTATTTACAAAGGTTTTTGAAGATACAGAAACATTAGATACAGAAGTAAAGGCGTTTGCGGAGCATTTATGTACTTACAACCCTGAAGCAATGCAGGATATGAAAAAAGCCTTTTGGGAGGGAACTGAACATTGGGATACGATGTTGGCAGATAGAGCGATAATAAGTGGGCGATTGGTGCTGTCTGATTTCACAAAAGAAACATTGAAACGATTTAAATGA
- the pcaF gene encoding 3-oxoadipyl-CoA thiolase encodes MKEAYIIDGVRTPIGSYKGTLSAVRTDDLGALVIKELIEKNVNIPKEAYDDVIMGCANQAGEDNRNVARMCSLLAGLPFTVPGETVNRLCSSGLSAIIHANRAIKAGDGDLFISGGVENMTRGPYVIAKPSSAFGNDAKMYDSSFGWRFVNNKMHELYGTDGMGNTAENLVEKYNISREDQDAFAYRSQMKATEAQESGRLAKEITTVEIPQRKKDPIKFSQDEFIKPTTSKEVLAKLRPAFKKDGSVTAGNSSGLNDGAAATIIASEDAVKKYNLKPIARIVSSAVVGVEPRIMGIGPVQASNKALEKAGITMDDIDVIELNEAFASQALACIREWGLKDDDPRINPNGGSIAIGHPLGVTGTRIAYSAALELQEQNKRYALITMCVGVGQGYAAVIENTNLK; translated from the coding sequence ATGAAAGAAGCATATATAATAGATGGAGTTCGAACTCCTATAGGAAGTTATAAGGGAACATTATCTGCTGTTAGAACAGATGATTTGGGAGCTTTGGTAATTAAAGAATTGATAGAAAAAAACGTTAATATTCCAAAAGAAGCCTATGATGATGTGATTATGGGATGTGCAAATCAAGCAGGAGAAGACAATCGTAATGTAGCTAGAATGTGCTCTTTATTAGCAGGACTTCCATTTACAGTACCAGGAGAGACCGTAAATCGTTTATGCAGTTCTGGACTCTCAGCGATCATACACGCAAATAGAGCAATAAAAGCAGGCGATGGTGATCTTTTTATTTCTGGAGGAGTTGAAAACATGACACGTGGACCATACGTTATAGCAAAACCATCTTCAGCATTCGGAAATGATGCTAAAATGTATGATTCAAGTTTTGGATGGAGATTTGTAAACAATAAGATGCACGAGTTGTATGGTACAGATGGGATGGGAAATACCGCAGAGAATTTGGTAGAGAAATATAATATTTCTCGAGAAGATCAAGATGCTTTTGCATACAGGAGTCAGATGAAAGCTACCGAAGCGCAAGAATCCGGAAGATTAGCAAAAGAAATTACCACGGTCGAAATTCCACAAAGAAAGAAAGATCCAATTAAATTCTCGCAGGATGAATTTATAAAACCAACTACTAGTAAAGAAGTACTGGCAAAGCTGCGTCCAGCATTTAAAAAAGATGGCAGTGTTACCGCTGGGAATTCATCAGGTTTAAATGACGGAGCGGCAGCTACCATAATAGCTTCAGAGGATGCGGTGAAAAAATATAATCTAAAACCAATTGCAAGAATTGTAAGTTCGGCAGTAGTTGGAGTAGAGCCCAGGATTATGGGTATTGGTCCTGTTCAGGCATCTAATAAAGCATTAGAAAAGGCAGGAATCACTATGGACGATATTGATGTGATTGAATTGAATGAAGCCTTTGCTTCACAAGCACTAGCATGCATAAGAGAATGGGGATTAAAAGATGATGATCCTAGAATTAATCCTAATGGCGGATCTATCGCAATTGGACATCCGTTAGGTGTAACAGGAACAAGAATTGCGTACTCGGCAGCTCTGGAATTACAAGAACAAAACAAAAGATATGCGTTAATTACCATGTGCGTTGGTGTTGGACAGGGATATGCTGCTGTTATAGAGAATACAAATCTAAAATAA
- a CDS encoding thiamine pyrophosphate-dependent enzyme — protein sequence MLAEKTIAKEVLKNAFSTLCTAKSMTELYEENFKTVSKYVHATSRGHEAIQIAVGMQLLPQDYAFPYYRDDSMLLGIGMKPYDLMLQLLAKKNDPFSGGRTYYSHPSLNDDDKPKIPHQSSATGMQAIPATGVALGMQYKELVGIDHTGFHMSEISKPSLMESEISKLPLVVCSLGDASVTEGEIAEAFQMAALKQLPIMYLVQDNGWDISANEAETRAQSAYEYAAGFLGLDAITIDGANFTESYLAVQEAIRIIREERRPILVHAKVPLLNHHTSGVRMEWYRDDLEEARSRDPYPVLRNQLLEAGFAEDEVNNIEAEAQQTVANDLQEAMKAEDPKPEDLFTHDFAPTPILEEAGERSPSDKDEVVMVDCALFAVEELMKKHKECLLYGQDVGGRLGGVFREAATLAQKFGDERVFNTPIQEAFIVGSTVGMSAVGLKPIVEVQFADYIWPGLNQLFTEVSRSCYLSNGKWPVSMILRVPIGAYGSGGPYHSSSVESVVTNIRGIKIAYPSNGADLKGLMKAAYYDPNPVVILEHKGLYWSKVKGTDAARTIEPSEDYILPFGKANVVQQIWPQDETETLTVVTYGMGVHWALNATKDLKDVVEIIDLRTLYPLDEETIMESVKKTKKCLVVTEEPTNNSFARALSGKIQEECFRYLDAPVMTIGSENMPAIPLNSTLEQTMIPSTEKVRKKIEEVLGY from the coding sequence ATGTTAGCTGAAAAAACAATAGCAAAAGAAGTTCTGAAAAACGCATTTAGTACGCTTTGTACTGCTAAAAGTATGACAGAACTATATGAAGAAAATTTTAAGACGGTTTCAAAATATGTTCACGCAACATCCAGAGGACATGAAGCTATTCAGATTGCTGTAGGGATGCAATTATTACCTCAGGATTATGCCTTTCCGTATTATAGAGACGATTCAATGTTATTAGGAATCGGAATGAAACCTTATGATTTGATGTTGCAATTGTTGGCGAAAAAGAACGATCCTTTTTCTGGAGGAAGAACCTATTACTCGCATCCAAGTTTAAATGATGATGATAAACCAAAAATTCCTCATCAATCCTCTGCAACAGGTATGCAGGCAATTCCTGCTACCGGAGTGGCTTTGGGAATGCAGTATAAGGAATTGGTAGGTATCGATCATACTGGTTTTCATATGAGTGAGATATCAAAACCATCTCTGATGGAGAGTGAGATATCCAAATTACCACTTGTGGTATGTTCGTTAGGAGATGCATCAGTGACCGAAGGAGAAATAGCAGAGGCATTCCAGATGGCAGCTTTAAAGCAGTTGCCAATAATGTATTTGGTGCAGGATAATGGTTGGGATATTTCTGCAAATGAAGCTGAAACAAGAGCGCAAAGCGCCTACGAGTATGCAGCTGGATTCCTTGGATTGGATGCTATTACTATTGATGGAGCAAACTTTACGGAGAGCTATTTGGCGGTTCAAGAAGCGATTCGAATTATAAGAGAAGAAAGAAGACCTATTTTAGTTCATGCAAAGGTGCCATTACTAAATCATCATACATCAGGAGTACGAATGGAATGGTATCGAGATGATCTAGAAGAAGCTAGATCAAGAGATCCATACCCTGTATTACGAAACCAACTGTTAGAAGCAGGTTTTGCAGAAGATGAAGTAAATAATATTGAAGCTGAAGCACAACAAACAGTTGCGAACGATCTTCAGGAAGCAATGAAAGCAGAAGATCCAAAACCAGAAGATTTGTTCACTCATGATTTTGCTCCAACACCAATTCTAGAAGAAGCTGGAGAACGATCTCCTTCTGATAAAGATGAGGTGGTAATGGTAGATTGTGCGCTTTTTGCTGTAGAAGAGTTGATGAAGAAGCATAAAGAATGTTTGTTATATGGTCAAGATGTTGGAGGGCGATTAGGTGGAGTGTTTAGAGAAGCGGCTACATTAGCACAAAAATTTGGTGATGAGCGTGTTTTTAATACACCTATCCAAGAAGCATTTATTGTTGGGTCCACTGTAGGAATGTCTGCTGTTGGCTTAAAACCGATTGTAGAAGTACAATTCGCAGATTATATTTGGCCAGGTTTAAACCAATTATTTACAGAAGTAAGTAGATCTTGTTATTTATCAAATGGAAAATGGCCAGTATCTATGATATTAAGAGTGCCAATTGGGGCATATGGTAGTGGAGGCCCTTATCATTCATCTTCAGTTGAATCTGTAGTGACAAATATCAGAGGAATCAAAATAGCTTATCCTAGTAATGGAGCTGATCTAAAAGGTTTGATGAAAGCTGCATATTATGATCCTAACCCAGTTGTTATTCTGGAGCATAAAGGATTGTATTGGTCCAAAGTAAAAGGTACTGATGCCGCTAGAACTATTGAACCATCAGAAGATTATATATTGCCTTTTGGGAAAGCCAATGTTGTACAACAAATATGGCCACAAGATGAAACGGAGACATTAACTGTCGTTACATACGGAATGGGAGTGCATTGGGCATTGAATGCGACAAAGGATCTGAAAGATGTAGTAGAGATTATAGATTTACGTACCCTATATCCATTAGATGAGGAAACTATTATGGAATCTGTAAAAAAGACTAAGAAGTGTTTAGTAGTAACAGAGGAACCAACTAATAATTCTTTTGCAAGAGCATTATCTGGAAAAATTCAGGAAGAGTGTTTCCGTTATCTGGATGCACCGGTAATGACCATAGGTTCTGAGAATATGCCAGCTATCCCCTTAAATAGTACATTAGAACAGACTATGATTCCTTCTACAGAAAAAGTAAGAAAGAAGATAGAAGAGGTATTGGGATATTAG